Proteins from a single region of Haloplanus sp. GDY1:
- a CDS encoding ribosome biogenesis/translation initiation ATPase RLI, giving the protein MADDSIAVVDLDRCQPDRCNYECANFCPPNRTGEECIVTLEERHGDPDLYDGGPDQISISEELCLGETCGICVEKCPFDAIEIINLPSELNDDPVHRYGENAFALYGLPVPESGTVTGLLGPNGIGKSTAVHALAGEMVPNLGRYDDEPGWETVLDRYRGTALQSYLERLMNDEVRVARKPQYVDRIPDQFDGETRELLAGTDERGVVDELVDRLSIRPVMGQSIDTLSGGELQRVALAATLARDADFYFLDEITPYLDIGQRVAAARLVRELADEEDRSMLVVEHDLAVLDLLADRLHVAYGEPGAYGVVTDPKSVRNGINEYLRGYLDNENMRIRPDEITFEEHAPRQSTTGSPLIDYPDLTKSYGEGEFSLSVDGGTIYESEVLGVVGPNGIGKSTLAKLFAGSLDPDEGDLEFRLDIAYKPQYVEVDQPMRVDTFLSSITDDFGTSFWNTEIAKPLQLERIMEQQLTDLSGGERQRVAIAACLSEDADLYVLDEPSAHLDVEQRVQATTAIRRYAENHDATAMVIDHDIYMIDLLADRLMVFDGEPAAHGHASTPQDMRSGMNDFLADLDITFRRDERTGRPRINKPDSQLDREQKRQGEYYYAP; this is encoded by the coding sequence ATGGCCGACGACAGCATCGCGGTCGTCGACCTGGACCGGTGTCAGCCCGACCGCTGCAACTACGAGTGTGCGAACTTCTGTCCCCCCAACCGGACGGGCGAGGAGTGCATCGTCACGCTGGAGGAGCGCCACGGCGACCCGGACCTCTACGACGGCGGCCCCGACCAGATCAGCATCTCCGAGGAGCTCTGTCTCGGCGAGACCTGCGGCATCTGCGTCGAGAAGTGCCCTTTCGACGCCATCGAGATCATCAACCTCCCCTCCGAACTGAACGACGATCCGGTCCACCGCTACGGCGAGAACGCCTTCGCGCTGTACGGCCTCCCGGTGCCCGAGTCGGGGACGGTCACCGGGCTGCTCGGCCCGAACGGCATCGGGAAGTCCACCGCGGTCCACGCCCTCGCGGGCGAGATGGTCCCCAACCTCGGTCGGTACGACGACGAACCGGGGTGGGAGACGGTGCTGGACCGCTACCGCGGGACGGCGCTCCAGAGCTACCTCGAACGCCTGATGAACGACGAGGTGCGCGTCGCCCGCAAACCCCAGTACGTCGACCGGATCCCGGACCAGTTCGACGGCGAGACCCGCGAGTTGCTGGCGGGCACCGACGAACGGGGCGTCGTCGACGAACTCGTCGACCGCCTGTCGATCCGGCCGGTGATGGGCCAGTCCATCGACACGCTGTCGGGCGGCGAACTCCAGCGGGTCGCCCTCGCGGCGACGCTGGCCCGCGACGCCGACTTCTACTTCCTCGACGAGATCACTCCCTACCTCGACATCGGGCAGCGCGTCGCGGCGGCCCGACTCGTCCGCGAACTCGCCGACGAGGAGGACCGCTCGATGCTCGTGGTCGAACACGACCTGGCCGTCCTCGACCTGCTGGCCGATCGCCTCCACGTCGCCTACGGCGAACCGGGGGCGTACGGCGTCGTCACCGACCCGAAGTCCGTCCGCAACGGCATCAACGAGTACCTCCGGGGCTACCTCGACAACGAGAACATGCGCATCCGCCCCGACGAGATCACGTTCGAGGAACACGCCCCCCGACAGTCGACCACCGGATCGCCGCTGATCGACTACCCCGACCTGACGAAATCCTACGGCGAGGGCGAGTTCTCGCTGTCCGTCGACGGCGGGACCATCTACGAGAGCGAGGTGCTGGGCGTCGTCGGGCCGAACGGCATCGGCAAGTCGACGCTCGCGAAACTGTTCGCGGGCTCGCTGGACCCCGACGAGGGCGACCTGGAGTTCCGCCTCGACATCGCGTACAAACCGCAGTACGTCGAGGTGGATCAGCCGATGCGGGTCGACACCTTCCTCTCCTCGATCACCGACGACTTCGGCACCTCCTTCTGGAACACGGAGATCGCGAAGCCCCTGCAACTGGAGCGGATCATGGAACAGCAGTTGACGGACCTCTCGGGCGGGGAGCGCCAGCGGGTCGCCATCGCGGCCTGTCTCTCGGAGGACGCCGACCTCTACGTGCTGGACGAACCCTCCGCACATCTCGACGTCGAGCAACGGGTGCAGGCCACCACCGCGATCCGGCGCTACGCCGAGAACCACGACGCCACCGCGATGGTCATCGACCACGACATCTACATGATCGACCTGCTGGCCGACCGCCTGATGGTGTTCGACGGCGAACCCGCCGCGCACGGTCACGCCTCGACGCCACAGGACATGCGCTCGGGCATGAACGACTTCCTCGCGGACCTCGACATCACGTTCCGGCGCGACGAGCGGACGGGCCGCCCCCGAATCAACAAGCCCGACAGCCAACTCGACCGGGAGCAGAAGCGACAGGGCGAGTACTACTACGCGCCGTAG